Proteins from one Desulfonema limicola genomic window:
- a CDS encoding iron transporter, with translation MIIKNKLQQAFEQGIKKGIFGYIWILKILIPVSFLTMLIDYSQWINKIDFILEPVMGLLSLPPVAALPLLAGLLTGIYGAVAAMTVLPMTLEQMTLTAIFLLISHNLIQEGIIQSKSGCSFIKATIFRLTASVITVAVSAQILISEPAVLVTDPAAVSNALDFISTLKSWGIETSYLCIKIFAIIMVLMIIIEIMKNFNLIAKIIIVINPLLKFMGLDRQVGMLWLAASLFGISYGAAVIVEETKENKYSEEELAKLHLSIGINHALIEDPALFLPLGIHAFWLWIPRLVTAVIAVQLMNLWYKIRQGKIFKVAHQD, from the coding sequence TTGATAATAAAAAATAAACTTCAGCAGGCTTTTGAACAGGGCATAAAAAAAGGAATTTTTGGCTATATCTGGATTCTAAAAATTTTAATACCTGTATCCTTTTTAACAATGCTCATAGATTACAGTCAGTGGATAAATAAAATAGATTTTATCCTAGAACCTGTTATGGGGCTGCTCAGTCTTCCGCCTGTTGCAGCCCTGCCTCTTCTTGCCGGGCTTCTCACCGGAATTTACGGTGCTGTTGCAGCTATGACTGTTTTGCCAATGACTTTGGAGCAGATGACCCTGACAGCCATATTTCTCCTGATTTCGCACAATTTGATCCAGGAAGGCATTATCCAGAGTAAATCAGGATGCAGTTTTATAAAAGCAACAATTTTCCGCCTGACAGCTTCTGTTATTACTGTGGCTGTTTCAGCACAAATACTTATTTCCGAACCAGCAGTCCTGGTTACTGATCCTGCTGCTGTTTCCAATGCTCTGGATTTTATATCCACATTAAAATCCTGGGGAATTGAAACCTCATATCTTTGCATCAAGATATTTGCCATTATAATGGTTCTAATGATAATTATTGAAATTATGAAAAATTTTAACCTGATTGCAAAAATTATAATAGTAATCAACCCTTTGCTCAAATTTATGGGTCTTGACAGGCAGGTAGGGATGTTGTGGCTTGCTGCCAGCTTGTTTGGTATTTCATACGGGGCAGCTGTAATTGTAGAAGAAACAAAAGAAAATAAATATAGTGAAGAAGAACTTGCAAAACTGCATCTTTCCATTGGTATTAATCATGCTCTGATTGAAGATCCAGCCCTTTTTCTGCCTCTGGGGATACATGCTTTCTGGCTTTGGATTCCCCGTCTTGTAACTGCTGTTATTGCTGTTCAGCTCATGAATCTTTGGTATAAAATCAGGCAGGGTAAAATCTTCAAGGTTGCTCACCAGGATTAA